A stretch of the Phaeodactylum tricornutum CCAP 1055/1 chromosome 15, whole genome shotgun sequence genome encodes the following:
- a CDS encoding predicted protein, with amino-acid sequence MRLFTIYLLSAAMPSAAFSVQRPQLRTPSATVSSRILRNKYDSVTSLHESESGTETTATSSSASSSSRGLSIPLSWEEMVRQVASAMKEASEKGTSRQIVRVLLPRDSSSDDLGKYIEEGFENSNSKGEIALVPPDESWQGGIMQLYRAAAPTASEIVRTLTSTSSLPSRISEDRSVDESGVDGVGLLQTEDQSVNLWVQPTQECVDGMVKMSEQVDANKLVVLLNPQWRQVDDALDAQSKGEGFMSTLASFLGGKGGTLKQLAEAGYQPVYTLEGYVCRGSNVRLLQVLDSPWTVFCERDNQESYIQVGTSEARPTYQQVEVMLQDSDIGYKYARDMGWQEKL; translated from the coding sequence ATGCGACTCTTTACTATCTACTTGCTCTCGGCAGCGATGCCGAGTGCCGCTTTTTCCGTTCAGCGCCCACAGTTGAGGACCCCTAGTGCGACGGTGTCGTCTCGCATACTGCGCAACAAGTACGACAGTGTCACAAGTCTCCATGAAAGCGAAAGCGGCACCGAAACCACCGCGACTAGTAGCAGCGCTTCCTCATCGTCTCGCGGGCTATCCATTCCACTTTCGTGGGAAGAAATGGTACGCCAGGTCGCTTCGGCAATGAAGGAGGCATCTGAAAAGGGCACATCTCGTCAGATTGTCCGGGTCTTGTTACCGCGGGATAGTTCCTCCGATGATCTCGGAAAATATATCGAAGAAGGCTTCGAAAACAGCAATAGTAAGGGTGAGATTGCGCTCGTGCCTCCGGACGAGTCCTGGCAAGGCGGTATCATGCAATTGTACCGGGCCGCGGCTCCGACAGCCTCCGAAATTGTGCGGACGCTCACCTCCACAAGTAGTTTGCCGTCCCGAATTTCCGAAGATCGGAGTGTGGATGAGTCCGGTGTAGACGGAGTGGGGTTGTTACAGACCGAAGACCAATCCGTCAATTTGTGGGTGCAGCCGACGCAGGAATGTGTAGATGGTATGGTAAAAATGTCGGAACAGGTGGATGCCAATAAATTGGTTGTCTTGCTCAATCCGCAGTGGCGCCAAGTTGACGATGCCTTGGATGCGCAGTCAAAGGGTGAAGGGTTCATGTCTACCTTGGCCTCGTTTCTGGGTGGAAAGGGTGGAACTCTTAAACAATTGGCAGAAGCAGGATATCAACCAGTATACACGTTGGAAGGGTACGTATGCCGGGGATCCAATGTGCGGTTACTTCAGGTCTTAGACTCGCCTTGGACTGTCTTTTGTGAGCGGGACAATCAAGAGTCGTACATCCAAGTCGGCACTAGTGAAGCCCGACCGACCTACCAGCAAGTGGAAGTCATGTTGCAGGATTCCGATATTGGTTACAAGTATGCGCGTGATATGGGATGGCAAGAAAAACTGTAA